In a genomic window of Octadecabacter temperatus:
- a CDS encoding heparinase II/III family protein: MLNSTGERQDDVVDTTDTYSRRVRLMNRLHARRAARSRPATGFKSNPEPKMIGHFARGRQLLAGNFLFSGHLIEAPSMSIWEAAERVDTSTNSAHGFEWLDDLAAVGDVKARQLAQSWLVDWIARYGHGRGAGWTPDITGRRLIRWIAHGFFLLRGADKETSEAYFRSAAQQAIFLSRRWHVARAGLPRFEALAGMIYAGLSLQGMEDRVEPAVSVLMRDCKSQIGPDGGIPSRNPEELLQILTLFTWVDSALRDAEREVPQSLSAAMARIAPALRAMRHSDGGLARFHGGGRGLDGWLDQALASVGTLEQPDNGLHMGYGRMHAGRTSLIADVAAPPSGAADAEAHASTLAFELTSGRRPLIVNCGSGSSFGPEWRRAGRATPSHSTLSIEGVSSSRIVVGKDGVERLSVGPKDVQSEISALTDGSRLAMAHDGYRASHGLTHVRTLDLSQDGRALAGEDLLTILDKVDEPKFDRALDGEKLQGIPWSVRFHLHPEVDAEIDLGGAAISLTQKSGEIWVFRHDGAGELHLEPSVYLENGRLRPRATQQVVLSGRAMTYATRIRWSLSKAQDTPTALRDVRETGSELDD; encoded by the coding sequence ATGCTGAATAGCACGGGCGAGAGGCAAGACGACGTGGTCGACACAACTGACACCTATTCAAGACGCGTGCGTCTTATGAACCGGCTGCATGCGCGCCGTGCAGCGCGTTCGCGCCCCGCAACTGGGTTTAAGTCCAACCCTGAACCAAAGATGATTGGCCATTTTGCGCGGGGCCGTCAGTTGCTTGCTGGCAATTTCCTGTTCTCTGGCCATCTGATCGAAGCTCCATCAATGAGCATTTGGGAAGCCGCAGAACGGGTTGATACGTCAACGAATTCTGCCCACGGATTTGAATGGCTTGATGATCTGGCGGCCGTGGGGGACGTGAAAGCACGTCAACTTGCGCAAAGCTGGTTGGTTGACTGGATTGCCCGGTACGGCCACGGACGCGGGGCAGGGTGGACGCCTGACATTACGGGGCGTCGCCTGATCCGCTGGATCGCACATGGATTTTTCTTGCTGCGTGGCGCTGATAAGGAAACATCGGAAGCGTATTTTCGATCCGCTGCGCAGCAGGCGATCTTTCTTTCGCGTCGCTGGCATGTCGCGCGCGCTGGGCTGCCAAGGTTTGAGGCCCTCGCGGGTATGATTTATGCGGGTCTGTCGCTGCAAGGTATGGAAGATCGTGTAGAGCCTGCGGTTTCAGTCTTGATGCGCGATTGCAAAAGCCAGATCGGACCTGATGGTGGCATTCCATCACGTAACCCCGAAGAGTTGCTGCAAATTCTAACTCTATTTACTTGGGTTGATTCCGCTTTGCGCGATGCCGAGCGTGAGGTTCCTCAATCGTTAAGCGCCGCTATGGCACGGATTGCACCTGCACTGCGTGCGATGCGTCATTCTGATGGTGGGTTGGCACGTTTTCATGGTGGCGGGCGCGGGCTGGATGGCTGGCTTGATCAGGCGTTGGCGTCTGTTGGTACGTTGGAACAACCGGACAACGGGTTGCACATGGGCTATGGGCGTATGCACGCAGGGCGCACCAGCTTGATTGCTGATGTTGCCGCACCGCCGAGCGGTGCAGCTGATGCAGAGGCCCATGCATCAACCCTCGCGTTTGAGCTTACATCGGGACGGCGTCCGTTAATTGTGAATTGCGGATCAGGAAGCAGCTTTGGTCCCGAATGGCGTCGCGCTGGACGCGCCACGCCGAGTCATTCAACGCTTTCGATTGAGGGCGTTTCCTCGTCACGGATTGTGGTTGGTAAAGACGGTGTTGAACGTTTGAGCGTTGGCCCCAAAGATGTTCAATCCGAAATATCGGCCCTCACGGATGGTAGTCGCCTTGCCATGGCCCACGATGGTTACCGCGCATCACACGGTCTGACCCATGTGCGCACGCTGGACCTTAGCCAAGACGGGCGCGCACTGGCTGGTGAAGACCTGTTAACGATTCTCGATAAGGTTGATGAGCCGAAGTTTGACCGCGCGTTGGACGGTGAAAAGCTGCAAGGCATCCCATGGTCTGTGCGGTTCCATCTGCATCCAGAGGTCGATGCAGAGATTGATTTAGGCGGCGCGGCGATCTCGTTGACGCAGAAATCGGGTGAAATCTGGGTGTTTCGCCATGATGGAGCCGGTGAATTGCACCTTGAACCGTCAGTTTATCTAGAAAATGGGCGTTTGCGCCCGCGTGCGACGCAACAGGTGGTTTTATCCGGACGCGCAATGACATATGCGACCCGCATCCGCTGGTCCTTGTCCAAAGCGCAAGACACGCCAACTGCGTTGCGCGACGTACGAGAGACCGGTTCGGAACTGGATGATTGA
- a CDS encoding RsmB/NOP family class I SAM-dependent RNA methyltransferase — translation MSQQQGLGPRRAALYMLDQVTGEGKLLPEVIGEGALQHLSPEDRARAQRLATETLRGLARADRMLARFLQKTPPLQVRNVLRLCTVELAGGEAAHGVVNAGVEMVARNKRTSSMKGLVNAVLRKVASEGPEGWAKLALPRMPGWLRKPLKDAYGPEVIAAIEAVQFAGAPLDITVKGDVKAANDVLKGEILPTGSIRLKDAGQVSALPGFEAGDWWVQDAAAAIPVLVLDPQKGEKILDLCAAPGGKTMQLAAAGADVTAVDASEGRMIRVGENLKRTGLSAKTVKSDAFAFTEDGFDAILLDAPCSATGTIRRHPDLPYAKDGSEFGMLIDQQARMIDHALSLLKPGGRLVFCTCSLLPDEGEVQVEEALERHAGLKVEAAALERSGIDAAWRTEDGGLRLRPDYWAEQGGMDGFYIAQLRKPQ, via the coding sequence ATGTCGCAGCAACAGGGCCTCGGGCCACGCAGGGCCGCACTTTACATGCTCGATCAGGTCACCGGAGAGGGGAAATTGCTTCCCGAGGTGATCGGTGAGGGGGCGTTACAGCACCTGTCGCCAGAAGATCGCGCCCGCGCCCAGCGCCTAGCGACAGAGACATTGCGCGGTTTGGCGCGTGCGGACCGGATGCTTGCGCGGTTCTTGCAGAAAACTCCGCCGTTGCAGGTGCGCAACGTGCTGCGTCTTTGCACGGTTGAGCTTGCGGGTGGTGAAGCGGCGCATGGCGTTGTGAACGCTGGTGTCGAAATGGTCGCACGCAACAAGCGTACGTCTTCCATGAAGGGGCTGGTGAATGCGGTTTTGCGCAAGGTTGCCTCTGAAGGGCCAGAAGGTTGGGCCAAGCTCGCACTTCCACGCATGCCCGGTTGGTTGCGCAAGCCACTTAAAGACGCGTACGGCCCTGAGGTTATCGCCGCGATCGAAGCGGTTCAGTTTGCCGGTGCGCCGCTTGATATTACGGTTAAGGGCGATGTGAAGGCCGCAAATGACGTATTGAAGGGCGAGATTTTGCCGACTGGGTCGATCCGGTTGAAGGATGCAGGTCAAGTGTCCGCCTTGCCCGGATTTGAGGCGGGTGATTGGTGGGTTCAAGATGCTGCCGCCGCGATTCCAGTGCTGGTGCTTGACCCGCAAAAGGGAGAAAAAATCCTCGACCTATGTGCTGCACCGGGTGGGAAGACCATGCAACTGGCCGCTGCTGGCGCTGATGTGACTGCTGTGGACGCATCCGAGGGGCGTATGATCCGTGTTGGTGAAAACTTGAAACGCACAGGGCTAAGCGCAAAGACCGTTAAGTCGGATGCATTTGCATTCACCGAAGACGGGTTTGATGCGATTTTGTTGGATGCACCGTGTTCAGCGACTGGCACGATCCGCCGTCACCCTGATTTGCCCTATGCCAAAGATGGGTCTGAGTTTGGGATGCTGATTGATCAGCAAGCGCGGATGATCGACCACGCGCTTAGCTTGCTTAAACCGGGTGGGCGTTTGGTGTTTTGCACCTGTTCGCTGTTGCCGGATGAGGGCGAAGTTCAGGTTGAAGAAGCGCTGGAACGCCACGCTGGTCTGAAAGTTGAAGCCGCCGCGCTTGAGCGCAGTGGTATTGATGCCGCATGGCGCACAGAGGATGGTGGACTGCGCTTGCGGCCTGATTATTGGGCCGAGCAAGGCGGGATGGACGGGTTTTACATCGCGCAATTGCGAAAGCCCCAGTGA
- a CDS encoding DUF1674 domain-containing protein, whose amino-acid sequence MSDPHKDLPDAAKRALAEADERRKNDKSADLPAELGGRDGPEPVRFGDWEKKGIAVDF is encoded by the coding sequence ATGAGTGATCCGCACAAAGACCTGCCCGATGCCGCCAAACGCGCACTGGCAGAAGCCGATGAACGTCGCAAAAACGACAAATCCGCTGACCTGCCAGCAGAGCTCGGGGGCCGCGACGGGCCAGAGCCCGTGCGTTTTGGCGATTGGGAGAAAAAGGGTATCGCAGTCGACTTTTAA
- the dapB gene encoding 4-hydroxy-tetrahydrodipicolinate reductase, whose translation MTDLPGIVVTGGSGRMGQMLINAVQASEACKLVGVLERTGHDWVGQDVGVAMGGVALGVTVSDDPVETFAKAQAIIDFTAPAATIGFAELAAQAHAVHVIGTTGLTDEDIKKLDAAAHHAVIVRAGNMSLGVNLLVQLTKKVAAALDEDFDIEVIEAHHHHKVDAPSGTALMLGEAAAEGRGVSLSDVSDSGRDGITGARTRGDIGFSAIRGGDIVGEHDVLFAAAGERIKLTHIATDRAIFARGALKAAIWGQDKKPGSYDMLDVLGLSEG comes from the coding sequence ATGACGGATTTGCCAGGGATTGTGGTGACAGGTGGATCTGGCCGTATGGGTCAGATGTTGATCAATGCTGTTCAGGCGTCCGAGGCGTGTAAATTGGTTGGTGTGTTGGAACGCACAGGCCATGATTGGGTCGGTCAGGATGTAGGTGTTGCGATGGGCGGTGTGGCGTTGGGCGTTACCGTGAGTGATGATCCGGTTGAAACATTTGCCAAAGCCCAAGCAATTATTGATTTTACAGCACCGGCAGCGACGATTGGGTTCGCAGAATTGGCAGCGCAGGCGCACGCTGTGCATGTTATTGGCACGACGGGGCTGACGGACGAGGATATTAAAAAGCTAGACGCCGCTGCGCATCACGCGGTGATTGTGCGGGCAGGGAATATGTCGCTGGGCGTTAACCTGTTGGTGCAACTGACCAAAAAGGTTGCTGCAGCGCTTGATGAAGATTTCGATATCGAGGTTATTGAAGCGCACCACCACCATAAGGTCGACGCACCGTCAGGTACGGCTTTGATGTTGGGTGAAGCTGCCGCCGAAGGGCGCGGTGTATCGCTAAGTGACGTGAGCGATTCTGGTCGCGACGGAATCACAGGTGCACGCACGCGTGGCGACATTGGGTTCAGCGCCATTCGTGGTGGCGACATTGTTGGTGAACATGATGTGCTGTTTGCAGCCGCTGGGGAGCGTATCAAGCTGACCCATATTGCCACGGACCGCGCGATTTTTGCCCGTGGCGCACTGAAAGCCGCGATTTGGGGTCAAGACAAGAAGCCAGGCAGCTACGATATGCTTGATGTTCTGGGGTTGTCTGAGGGCTGA
- the rbfA gene encoding 30S ribosome-binding factor RbfA — MAKNSFQGKDGPSTRQLRVGELIRRTMSQLLQRGEVHDPDLQRMSITVGEVRMTPDLSIATCFVLPLGGKDADLAIAALARNKGELRHLISKDVKLKVTPDLRFRIDDMYDRMDATRAMFAEDRVAKDVAAPDSDEDA; from the coding sequence ATGGCAAAGAACAGTTTTCAAGGCAAGGACGGTCCATCAACGCGGCAATTGCGCGTTGGCGAATTGATCCGTCGAACAATGTCGCAGCTTTTGCAGCGCGGTGAGGTCCATGACCCCGACCTGCAACGCATGTCTATTACCGTAGGCGAAGTGCGCATGACCCCCGATCTTTCGATCGCGACCTGTTTCGTTCTGCCCCTTGGTGGCAAGGATGCAGACCTCGCGATTGCGGCACTCGCGCGAAATAAGGGTGAGCTTAGGCACCTCATTTCCAAAGACGTAAAGCTCAAGGTCACGCCGGACCTGCGGTTCCGTATCGACGATATGTACGACCGCATGGACGCCACCCGCGCCATGTTCGCAGAAGACCGCGTCGCCAAAGACGTCGCAGCACCTGATTCTGACGAGGACGCGTAA
- a CDS encoding phosphodiester glycosidase family protein produces the protein MRWLAALALLASPAAAEDHLEVVCDDVSHLGASYTLCEIPAGSDMQLFLRDDQGAVLGSFSAVEENESRPLLFAMNAGMYHADRAPVGHYVEDSIEEMRVITSDGPGNFGLLPNGVFCIGDGLHVFETNDYVTQTPTCEYATQSGPMLVIDGALHPRFIPNGTSKFIRNGVGTFEDGSLSVFAISNEPVNFHNFATLFRDVINADNALYFDGKVSRLYSPSNNRSDFGWQLGPIVGVLAPQ, from the coding sequence ATGCGTTGGCTGGCCGCTCTCGCGCTGCTGGCCTCTCCTGCGGCCGCCGAAGACCACCTCGAGGTGGTCTGTGATGACGTAAGCCACCTTGGTGCATCCTATACGCTATGTGAAATACCGGCTGGCAGCGATATGCAGCTGTTCTTGCGTGATGATCAGGGCGCAGTGTTGGGCAGCTTTTCCGCCGTCGAAGAGAACGAAAGCCGTCCGTTACTGTTCGCAATGAATGCCGGCATGTACCACGCTGACCGCGCGCCCGTTGGCCACTATGTCGAAGATAGCATCGAGGAAATGCGCGTTATCACCTCGGATGGCCCCGGTAATTTCGGCCTCCTCCCAAATGGTGTTTTCTGCATTGGTGATGGTCTGCACGTTTTTGAAACGAACGACTATGTCACCCAAACTCCGACCTGTGAGTACGCGACCCAGTCCGGCCCCATGTTGGTGATTGATGGCGCACTGCATCCTCGCTTCATTCCAAACGGCACGTCGAAATTCATCCGCAATGGTGTTGGAACGTTTGAAGACGGTTCACTCTCTGTGTTCGCGATCTCGAACGAACCCGTAAATTTTCACAACTTTGCCACCCTGTTTCGCGATGTCATCAACGCGGACAACGCACTATACTTCGATGGTAAAGTAAGCCGCCTATATTCCCCGTCGAACAACCGGTCCGATTTTGGCTGGCAGCTTGGCCCAATCGTAGGTGTGCTCGCGCCGCAATAG
- the truB gene encoding tRNA pseudouridine(55) synthase TruB, with the protein MARKRKGRDLHGWLVVDKPAGITSTSVVNKVKWALDAKKAGHAGTLDPEATGVLAVALGEATKTVPYITDALKAYTFTVRLGQKTNTDDAEGEVTDESDKRPTDDEIKAQLGQFVGDIMQVPPLFSAVKIDGQRAYKRARDGEDFEIDARPLWVEELLLIDRPDQDHVTLEMTCGKGGYVRSIARDLGEALGCHGHVRELRRVWSGPFDAKDGVTLEQLDENAKTEALDHLILPLEVGLDELPRVHCPESSIIKLRNGNPALVMGDVEYGDECWAEHDGQAIAVGIFKAGEIHPTRVFVR; encoded by the coding sequence ATGGCACGTAAACGCAAAGGCCGCGACCTGCACGGGTGGCTTGTGGTGGATAAACCTGCGGGAATCACCTCGACATCTGTCGTGAACAAAGTGAAATGGGCGCTTGATGCAAAAAAGGCTGGCCATGCCGGCACGCTCGATCCCGAAGCAACCGGTGTTTTGGCCGTGGCTTTGGGCGAAGCGACCAAGACAGTCCCCTACATCACGGACGCGCTAAAGGCCTATACCTTCACCGTGCGCCTTGGTCAGAAAACCAACACCGACGATGCAGAGGGCGAAGTCACTGACGAAAGTGACAAGCGCCCAACCGACGATGAAATCAAAGCACAGCTCGGGCAGTTCGTTGGCGACATCATGCAAGTCCCACCGTTGTTCTCCGCCGTTAAAATCGACGGTCAACGCGCCTATAAACGTGCACGTGACGGTGAAGACTTCGAAATCGATGCCCGTCCCCTTTGGGTTGAAGAACTGCTGCTTATCGACCGCCCAGATCAGGACCACGTCACCCTAGAAATGACCTGCGGCAAGGGCGGCTACGTTCGCTCAATCGCACGTGACTTGGGCGAAGCACTAGGCTGTCACGGCCACGTGCGCGAGCTGCGCCGAGTCTGGTCCGGCCCGTTTGACGCCAAAGACGGCGTCACGCTTGAACAGCTGGACGAGAATGCCAAAACCGAAGCGCTCGATCACTTAATCCTCCCGCTTGAAGTAGGCCTCGATGAATTGCCCCGCGTGCATTGCCCAGAATCCAGCATCATCAAACTGCGCAACGGCAACCCCGCGCTTGTCATGGGCGATGTTGAGTATGGCGATGAATGCTGGGCCGAACATGATGGCCAAGCGATCGCCGTCGGCATCTTCAAAGCAGGTGAAATTCACCCAACGCGGGTTTTCGTGCGTTAA
- a CDS encoding VOC family protein, translating to MKLGAFSISLTVKDLSKSMAFYGDLGFIHFGGTVEHNYAIMKNGETLVGLFQGMFERNMLTFNPGWDQSAGEVNPFDDVRDIKAKVKAAGHEVSQEAGEDTGIGSFVVIDPDGNPILIDQHR from the coding sequence ATGAAACTCGGCGCATTTTCAATCAGTCTCACGGTCAAAGACCTCAGTAAATCTATGGCGTTCTATGGGGACCTAGGGTTCATCCATTTTGGCGGAACAGTTGAGCATAATTACGCAATAATGAAGAACGGCGAGACGCTGGTTGGGCTGTTTCAGGGTATGTTTGAGCGAAACATGCTGACGTTTAACCCAGGGTGGGACCAGTCAGCGGGCGAAGTGAATCCGTTTGACGATGTGCGTGATATTAAGGCCAAGGTGAAAGCTGCGGGGCATGAGGTGAGCCAAGAAGCCGGAGAAGACACCGGTATCGGGTCATTTGTGGTTATTGATCCGGATGGCAATCCGATCCTGATAGACCAGCATCGTTAA
- a CDS encoding DUF1643 domain-containing protein, which produces MITRTHTKGDAPSTAIYSDCERYRYSLTRIWDDAGSKVHFVMLNPSTATEVQNDPTVERCERRARALGHGGFRVTNIFAWRDTDPRNMRAAAEPIGEANDDTIREGAAWADVTICAWGAHGEHLARGAEVAVLLQKTGADLMHLGLTKAGHPKHPLYIAYTQQPEPWQRP; this is translated from the coding sequence ATGATCACACGCACACATACCAAAGGCGACGCACCCTCAACCGCCATTTATTCTGATTGCGAACGCTACCGTTATTCCCTGACGCGGATATGGGACGACGCCGGAAGCAAGGTGCATTTCGTTATGCTCAACCCTTCCACCGCAACCGAAGTGCAAAATGATCCAACCGTTGAGCGCTGCGAACGTCGTGCGCGCGCGTTGGGGCATGGCGGCTTTCGCGTGACCAACATTTTTGCGTGGCGCGATACAGACCCACGCAACATGCGCGCCGCCGCCGAACCAATCGGCGAAGCGAACGACGACACAATCCGCGAAGGCGCGGCTTGGGCTGATGTCACGATTTGCGCGTGGGGCGCACATGGGGAACACCTAGCACGAGGTGCCGAAGTCGCCGTGCTTTTGCAGAAAACCGGCGCCGATCTGATGCATCTAGGGCTGACCAAAGCAGGCCACCCAAAGCACCCCCTCTATATCGCCTACACCCAACAACCTGAGCCTTGGCAGCGCCCTTAA
- a CDS encoding calcium-binding protein has product MLAILGLLGVALAGTAFVSLPTGGEQGDAPEPEENIDNGLQDTDLLDLAAPNDSLIGSDDGITAETTDGYDEFYGGDGADIANGQDGGDYLDGRGGDDTLHGDAGDDHIHGGAGDDEVAGGDGDDLVFGYIGDDDMTGGTGYDSLIAGDGDDALDGGEGNDTLLGGYGDDTLIGGAGNDNLQGSEGDDLIDGVTGEETAERDYLNGSEGRDTLIGNDGDVMSGGADSDRFEVDSGTVSIMDYSDEDVLVLNFEGTPPELTTQTTSNGTVLLANGAPVASLFGVTSFDVGTVQLIAS; this is encoded by the coding sequence ATGCTCGCAATCCTAGGTCTCCTCGGCGTCGCCCTCGCTGGAACTGCATTTGTCAGCCTTCCAACTGGAGGCGAACAAGGTGACGCCCCCGAACCTGAAGAGAATATCGATAATGGTCTTCAAGATACCGATTTGTTGGATCTTGCAGCGCCGAACGATAGCCTCATTGGGTCAGATGACGGTATCACGGCTGAAACAACCGACGGGTACGACGAATTCTATGGTGGCGATGGCGCTGACATTGCCAACGGGCAGGACGGCGGTGACTATCTTGATGGCCGCGGCGGCGATGACACGCTGCACGGTGACGCCGGCGATGACCATATTCACGGCGGCGCTGGCGACGACGAAGTTGCAGGTGGCGACGGCGATGACCTCGTCTTCGGCTACATTGGCGATGACGACATGACAGGCGGAACCGGCTATGATTCCCTCATCGCGGGTGACGGCGACGATGCGCTTGATGGCGGTGAAGGAAACGACACGCTTCTTGGCGGATATGGCGATGACACGCTGATCGGCGGCGCGGGGAATGATAACCTTCAAGGCAGTGAAGGTGACGATCTGATCGATGGCGTCACTGGTGAAGAAACCGCCGAAAGGGACTACCTCAATGGCAGTGAAGGGCGCGACACGCTGATCGGCAATGACGGCGATGTTATGTCAGGCGGCGCAGACAGTGACCGCTTTGAGGTCGACAGTGGCACCGTTTCCATCATGGACTACTCCGACGAGGATGTGTTGGTCCTTAATTTTGAAGGCACCCCTCCGGAATTAACCACGCAAACCACGTCAAACGGGACAGTGCTCCTTGCAAATGGCGCTCCGGTGGCTTCGCTGTTCGGCGTGACATCATTTGATGTCGGCACGGTCCAACTCATCGCTTCTTAA
- the rpsO gene encoding 30S ribosomal protein S15 → MSITAEEKTRLMKEFATKEGDTGSPEVQVAILTSRITTLTEHFKTHKKDNHGRRGLLKMVALRRKLLDYTKGKDEARYQDLIKRLGIRR, encoded by the coding sequence ATGTCGATTACTGCTGAAGAAAAAACACGCTTGATGAAAGAATTCGCGACCAAAGAAGGCGACACAGGTTCGCCGGAAGTACAGGTTGCTATCCTTACATCCCGCATCACGACACTCACAGAGCACTTCAAGACCCACAAGAAAGACAACCACGGTCGTCGTGGTCTTTTGAAAATGGTTGCTCTGCGTCGCAAGCTTTTGGACTACACCAAAGGCAAAGATGAGGCCCGTTACCAGGACCTGATCAAACGTCTCGGCATCCGTCGTTAA
- a CDS encoding THUMP domain-containing class I SAM-dependent RNA methyltransferase, whose amino-acid sequence MDIFLITAPGLQDLLATEAREKGFKVTSVIAGGVTLRGEWPEVWRANLQLRGANRVLARITEFRALYLSQLELNAKEFDWAEILPHGSEIKVEATCHKSKIYHAGAAKERVETALSLSGYIIASGEIEVDYNIRVRIDRDIVTFSLDTSGEALHKRGYKEAVNKAPMRETMASLFLREAGFTGKEPLYDPMCGSGTFPIEAAEIALRLDCGRARPFTFQSLPHFDPDTYEAMRSPLRDAAFNVYGSDRDAGAIAMSQANAERAGVSDISEFSVKPISEITTPCEDKGLVIANPPYGGRIGNKKPLFGLYASFGERLLAEFKGWRVGIITTEPSLAKATKLPFKPVGPVVDHGGMKVRLYQTAPL is encoded by the coding sequence ATGGACATTTTCCTCATCACCGCCCCTGGTCTGCAAGACCTTCTCGCGACTGAAGCCCGCGAAAAGGGCTTCAAGGTCACATCCGTAATTGCAGGCGGTGTTACGCTGCGCGGTGAATGGCCAGAGGTTTGGCGCGCTAACTTGCAACTGCGCGGTGCAAACCGTGTTTTGGCCCGCATCACCGAATTTCGCGCGCTTTACCTGTCGCAACTTGAACTGAACGCTAAAGAATTCGACTGGGCTGAAATCTTGCCCCACGGTTCCGAAATCAAAGTTGAGGCGACATGCCATAAGTCGAAAATTTACCATGCCGGGGCCGCCAAGGAGCGTGTGGAAACCGCGCTTTCGCTGAGCGGCTACATCATTGCATCGGGCGAGATTGAGGTTGACTACAACATTCGCGTTCGGATTGACCGCGATATCGTTACGTTTTCTCTCGATACGTCTGGCGAGGCCCTGCACAAACGCGGGTACAAAGAAGCGGTAAACAAAGCCCCGATGCGCGAAACGATGGCGTCTTTGTTCCTACGCGAGGCAGGCTTCACCGGAAAAGAACCGCTTTATGATCCCATGTGCGGGTCCGGCACGTTTCCGATTGAAGCAGCCGAAATCGCCCTGCGTCTTGATTGTGGTCGGGCGCGGCCCTTCACGTTCCAATCCCTCCCGCATTTTGATCCAGACACCTATGAGGCTATGCGCAGCCCACTGCGCGACGCCGCATTCAATGTCTACGGGTCTGACCGAGATGCTGGTGCGATTGCGATGAGCCAAGCCAACGCCGAGCGCGCAGGCGTAAGCGACATTTCAGAATTTTCCGTCAAGCCAATCTCTGAAATCACAACACCTTGCGAAGACAAAGGTCTGGTTATCGCCAACCCGCCTTACGGCGGGCGCATCGGAAATAAGAAACCGCTGTTCGGGCTATACGCATCCTTTGGCGAACGCCTGCTGGCTGAGTTCAAAGGCTGGCGTGTTGGGATCATCACCACTGAACCGAGCCTCGCCAAGGCAACCAAGTTGCCGTTTAAGCCTGTTGGGCCAGTGGTAGATCACGGTGGCATGAAGGTGCGCCTGTATCAAACCGCCCCATTATAA
- a CDS encoding YHYH protein, whose amino-acid sequence MSISHHPFTAAVLACAFVTPAFADSTDDRLHEISHQFENANVISGPELVDCTLSGGAETTCFTITVKAEPQDYEPGPWCPTSVSDGPELAGKWFVEGAFVDADGAFMSSLADVYDDPKWQMVDPETGEIKVTDTIEQCAAAARPNVGPEYENFCVVCEPSYMDEDATVTYTIPLEPIAQDNPTPTSQTGSGVAFNGVRLDGPAPVDAILGAYTVAPFDDCGGHVNLHVGYHYHAATDCLETTAQVDEGDAPIIGLAMDGYDIRANLGVAETTLDECNGHDQGDGYHYHAGEEGANLILGCITAQTGCVAEEPGQTCNASARP is encoded by the coding sequence ATGTCCATTTCACATCATCCATTCACAGCTGCAGTACTAGCCTGTGCTTTCGTAACCCCTGCTTTCGCCGATAGCACCGATGATCGCCTTCACGAAATCAGCCACCAGTTCGAAAACGCGAACGTCATCAGCGGGCCTGAACTTGTTGATTGCACATTGTCCGGCGGTGCGGAAACCACCTGCTTCACCATCACCGTGAAAGCCGAGCCGCAGGATTACGAACCCGGTCCATGGTGTCCGACTTCTGTCAGTGATGGGCCAGAATTGGCGGGCAAATGGTTTGTCGAAGGCGCGTTTGTCGATGCAGATGGCGCGTTCATGTCCTCATTGGCAGATGTTTACGATGATCCGAAATGGCAAATGGTTGATCCGGAGACGGGTGAGATCAAGGTCACCGACACGATTGAGCAATGCGCCGCAGCCGCGCGCCCTAACGTTGGTCCTGAGTACGAAAACTTCTGCGTTGTGTGTGAACCATCTTACATGGATGAAGATGCGACAGTGACGTACACGATCCCGCTTGAACCAATTGCACAAGACAACCCGACACCCACAAGCCAAACCGGATCAGGCGTCGCTTTCAACGGCGTGCGCCTTGATGGCCCAGCGCCTGTTGATGCCATTCTTGGTGCCTACACGGTTGCACCCTTCGATGACTGTGGCGGGCACGTGAATTTGCATGTGGGTTACCATTACCACGCAGCGACCGATTGCCTCGAAACCACGGCACAAGTTGACGAAGGCGATGCGCCGATCATCGGTCTTGCGATGGACGGTTACGACATTCGCGCCAACCTCGGTGTGGCCGAGACCACTCTGGACGAATGTAACGGCCACGATCAAGGCGACGGGTATCACTATCACGCTGGCGAAGAAGGCGCGAACCTGATCCTTGGCTGTATAACGGCCCAAACAGGATGTGTCGCCGAAGAACCCGGCCAGACCTGCAATGCGTCGGCACGCCCCTAA